The window GTGAAAGCACCCGAGGTTGATATCAGTCTTCCAGAGGTGGATATTTCTCTTCCAGAGGGAAAGGTGGAGGTCAAAGAGCCAGAGGTGGAAATGAAAACTCCAGAGAGTCAAGTTGAAATGAAAAATGAAGCTTCATCAGTTGATGGAAAACTAGAAACACCAGACATGGAGGCTAAAACAAATGAAATAGGGGTGAAGAAACCACTGATATCTTTTCCAAAAATAGTTTTTTCAAGATCTGAAATGACAGCTCCTGAGATTGGTGTGATTCCTCCAAATGCAGACATTTCCCTCCCAGAGGGAAAAGTGGTCAAAGTGCCTGAGGTGAAAATTAAAGCTCCAGAGATTGAAGTTGACATAAAAGACGTTGTTGGCTCTCCCTCAAGATTCAAAATGTCGACATTCAAATTCCCTAAATTTGGTGCAACTTCAAAGGTGGTTGTAGATGTCTCTGATAAAGAGAAGGATATTGACGTGCCTGGGGTAGAAATTCTAGATCAAGTACTAGGAGCTTCATTTCCAGTTGATTTAACAGAACCCGGTGATACAGTTGACCTTAAAGGATGTAGTGAAGTTCAGCTACATGTTGCTGGATCTGAAAGGCCCTCAGTTGAAGAAGGAATGGCAATAGCCGATGTGGATGTTCATGATGTTGACATTTCAAAACTGACAATTGATGATAAAGGCCATGGCTCACCCAGGAAAGGTCAAGGCTCACCCAGCAAAGGTCAAGGCTCACCTAGTAAATTCAAACTTCCGACCTTCAAAATGCCCAGATTGAGCAGTTCAAAATCCAAACCTAAGAATGAACATGAACATGATGATATATGTCCAAATGTTATTTTGGATAATTATGAAATTCAAGTGGAACCACAAGGTCCAGAGAAATCACCAAAGTTGACTTTGGCAACATTTGGGGAGGTATTAAGAAGCATTGATGTTGAATTTGATGTCCCCACATTAGAGGATGTGGAAGAGAAGCTCACAGGCTCAAGGGAAGAAATAACAGCCTCAAGAAAAACCGAACTAAATGCTCAACCCAGTGCTGAAACCCAGTCTGTGCATGAAGAGGAAGAAGCGAAAGAAAAATCCAAATTTGTCTGGTTTAAGTTTCCCACATTTGGACTATCTTCTCCTTCAGAATCTGCCAAGATTTTAGAAAAAGAAACTTCTGAAAAAGAAGCAAGTGAGAAAAGCCCTGCAGGTGACTCTGTGGAACAAGACGCCAGCTTGACCTTCTCAGTGCAGTCATCGGATGCTTTTGCAGATATCAGTTCTACAGTTACAAGCGAACAAGTTGGTCCGTCATTGGCCTTTCCAACCAAAGTCACAGTGAAATACTCTGACCCTATTGCCACTGAGATACAGGGTAATATCATTACCTCCACAGCAAGGACAAAAATGATCTCTTTTGAACCCTACTTGGCAGAGAAAGTCACCATTCCAATGTCCTCTGGCGCTTCCTCCTCATCAGTGGACACCCTAAAACTGGAGTCTGGTACACATATCATCACATCCAATATACAAGCAATACCAGACACACAGAAGGCCACACTCTTAACAGATTTTGGATTGCAGACAGGGACCGCCGGAGCTTCCTATGCATCTTGGTCAGTGGACGACACCAACAAAATAAAGAGTGATGGGCAAACAGTTATTAAGAGGCATGTAGTTAGGAAAATGTCAGGCACTGACAGGGAAACGGTTGTCATAACTCGAAGGGCTGAGCCCATCTCAGATGAAACAGCCTCATCTATCAAACAGATGAAAGAAACTATGCACTCAGAAAAAATGAAATTTTTCGATGGGGCTGAATTGGAGTGACTTGGAGGAATATGATAAATCCCTCAATTGAGGAGTAATTTCAGTCAGATTATTATTGTTCTCTTAATAATGAATTGTGCTTTCATTTATGACAGAGTTTTAATATATACAGTTAAATGTTTACTTAGTACACACTATATACATACACACGTTTGTGGACATGCCCATGATACAGGTAGGGATGTTAAAGCCAACTTTGTCACTTCATTGTAATTACTACCATTGAGACCATTTTACTGAATTTGCTGTTTAAACAGATCTCTGCAGGTTGTCCTGCTGTACATATAATGGAGAGAAACTTGTTAATCCACTGCCATATGCATTGATAAATTACCTCAGATTTCTGCTCTTTATTCCATTTCTGGGCAGCCATATATAAATATAAGGTATCAATGATTATGACTCTGAAAATATGTTTACAATTATTTAACTGTAAAACCATACAAAATAGTTAATGAATACGTAATGATATACATACAAACCATGCAACATTAatagaacaaaaacacagaaCACATAAGGAAGTATTGCAATCTAAACACTTAttacactctaaaaagaaaaggttcctggagtgtCCTTTATGGGTTCTTCAAATttaaactgtgggggaacccctataagttcttgGAAGAACCCTCAAAGGATCCTCAAAGaaccttttgaataaccttttggggtaaAAATGTTAACTACcccccttattattattattattaataatatgcataacaataacaacaataacacaatattttagttgtcagtgtttattatgattttagtggtaaagcagaataaaaaaatccaaatatgaggtaaactcctagcagagccccaagtccaatgggtatatcctctggtgtGTTGATGTtcatgtgttgatgttctctgtatccatagccagaatgattttgcagtgcatggtgattgaacaggtttcctgttatattcatcagaggtatAGGGAGGGTGAAGTTTGTGAATCCCAAAAattgtaattatacagatgattaacaaaacatgcacacaacagaATTCATATCTTGGTTTctgtggtgaatgtgaatgaaaaaaacaattttgataatggttttcatacacataccttctccataatgtagaggcctatgggatattaattgaagaggtaagggaggaggatgataaATGTGAtcagcataacataccaataccaattgacatacctttgtatgcatCCTCGTCTGTATATCTgcggacacagacacaaaagtgagcagttcagtcatctgcatccaatacagctagccttcaacatattcttatagcctacatattcttacctctttgttgattgatatccattgaattgtgtccattttctgttttagaaagatttgcacaaatataaaaagatagatggtatcatcataaaacaatatcaatttagatcatacaagggacaaaccttaccttaaatttaggagatctttacatttttcagttaagtttctgcacctgctgtcctttcaaatccaaatgttttagttgggcagttaggttcctgcaagaacccctaccagctaaggaggttcctcgatgaaccccacctcctatggggttcttggaagaaccttttgggtgcaattttcagtgccaagaaccctaaggttcttcgaagaactttgaggatcttagaagaacccttgttgaacccctaatttttagagtgtaccattaaatatatgttgctaaAATGTAATGCTTGTAATCATagtaaaaagtaagaaaaa is drawn from Coregonus clupeaformis isolate EN_2021a chromosome 25, ASM2061545v1, whole genome shotgun sequence and contains these coding sequences:
- the LOC121539379 gene encoding neuroblast differentiation-associated protein AHNAK-like, which codes for MKKPRMSFGRFSKPEVKAPEVDVSLTKVDISLPEGMVEVKEPDVEMKSPEVQMGMKHDIEIQGQGSKFKLPKFGFSLPKVKGPEIGLSLSKTDVDVDLPEGRADLQLPDVEVGVPSVEVEIPESGSKGIDVKIKKPRMSFPKFGFSKPEVKAREVDINIPEVDVSLPEGKVEVKEPEVEMKTPHIQVDVKDTIGSPSRFIMPTFKFPKFGASSPNVKIQVSDLEKDIKVHGTEIPKVTISAINIEKPSVDLKGPSIDADVNRKKLEIFTLPEIKTKVQPPSIELKLPSGEVEIPEGAATEIDVKMKKPRMSFGWFSKPEVKAPEVDISLPEVDISLPEGKVEVKEPEVEMKTPESQVEMKNEASSVDGKLETPDMEAKTNEIGVKKPLISFPKIVFSRSEMTAPEIGVIPPNADISLPEGKVVKVPEVKIKAPEIEVDIKDVVGSPSRFKMSTFKFPKFGATSKVVVDVSDKEKDIDVPGVEILDQVLGASFPVDLTEPGDTVDLKGCSEVQLHVAGSERPSVEEGMAIADVDVHDVDISKLTIDDKGHGSPRKGQGSPSKGQGSPSKFKLPTFKMPRLSSSKSKPKNEHEHDDICPNVILDNYEIQVEPQGPEKSPKLTLATFGEVLRSIDVEFDVPTLEDVEEKLTGSREEITASRKTELNAQPSAETQSVHEEEEAKEKSKFVWFKFPTFGLSSPSESAKILEKETSEKEASEKSPAGDSVEQDASLTFSVQSSDAFADISSTVTSEQVGPSLAFPTKVTVKYSDPIATEIQGNIITSTARTKMISFEPYLAEKVTIPMSSGASSSSVDTLKLESGTHIITSNIQAIPDTQKATLLTDFGLQTGTAGASYASWSVDDTNKIKSDGQTVIKRHVVRKMSGTDRETVVITRRAEPISDETASSIKQMKETMHSEKMKFFDGAELE